The DNA region GTAGGAGCGAACTTGTTCGCGATCTGCCGGGAACCGGCAGTAAGGCCTGCGCGCGCGATGCATCAGGAACAACCGAAGTAACATGCTTCGGAGCCGCTTCGCAGCCGTCGTTACCTCCTGAAGCTCCTACGCCCTGTGGGCAGAAAACCCTTTATCCAGGCTCGTCAGCAGGATCATATTGTCCTGTTGTTACCTTTTCTATTTCTCTGTGCCGTATTTTTTTGTGATGGCAGTGACAGCGCATAAATGACGGGCATGCACAAAGATATCCAGCCAAGCGCAGAGTTATCAGCCTCTCCTATAAAGGGTAGAGTCCCATAAGCAACAAATTTAAGATGGTAATACCCGCAACCTATGTTGTAAGCCATTACACTCCATAGCTTTAGTGGTGCAAACGCTGTTCCTGAAAAATTGTACTTGGCCCACAGTGTCGGCAGGTAAAATACAACAGTGGAAATTATAAAAATCGCATAAAAGCTCGCATTATTCATACAGGCATTCCCACTGGCGTTTCACCGTTTGCGCCGTGACCATATCCGATGTGCGATCAATTCCAAAAACTACAAGTGGAGTGGTCTTGCACGCTTTGACACCATCTTCACGGGCGCGGTGTGCAAACCAGCTTCCAAGCTGATATCTCATCCTGATTTCTACTTCTTGATATTAAATTTCATTCGATATTTTTTCTTGGGTACCCATTTTTTTTGGCTAACGGGAGATGGGAAAGAAAATGCATGAGCGAAAATGAAGAAATACGACACCCAGCCTATAATTGAGTTGTCCATATGCCCCAAGAATGGCAGTTTTCCATTTCTTGCAAAGTCTAAATGAATATAAGTAAATGAGAAGTTGTAGGTCAGTAGCGACCAAAATACAATGGAAGACAGTTTTTTACCAGAAAGCAAAAATCTTGCATATAGTGCTGGCAAATAGAAAATAACGCTTATTAGGAATAGTGCAAATAAGCATAGAATTTCATTCATTTTTTAACTTCCATTCGTCGTGCATTCCTTTTAAAGTTATTGAGTTGGATGTTCCTTCTAATGTCAGGATTCCGATAGGTGCTATCTTGTAGGCTCTTATGTAGTCAGTATTTGTATAGTGAAAAAGTCTCCATGCGTCGGGCTTTAGAATCATTCTGGCCATGCCATATCCAGACAGAAGCAGGTCTGCAGCCCCATAAGTCATATTGCCTTCAAACTTACTTCCGCCGACGAATTTAGAAGCGGCTTGGTAAACTTTTCTTGTTGGGCCTTCTGTGTCAGATTTGCCTTCAATAATATTTCGCCCATTCTCATAAACATTGTTCGCACCATGCGCAATCAATGGCAGTCCAAATACGACGCAAAGCGTCCCGGCAGATGCGTAGCATATTCCCAAGCCACTCGTTATCTGAAGTGCACCAGCGGCAACGCCTATGCCTTTCTGAGTTATCTCCGTTGACTGGCTAACCAAGCTATTTTGCTCGTGCTTGATCGCCTTCAACCCTTCATCAACACTCTTCCCACCGCTTTCAACATCCCTAACAATCCCCCGAGCGTAGTAAGCCACTTCCCGATTGAATTGCAGCCTGAGCGCGCCGTCGTTGATATGCCTTGCCGATAGCGTGCAGGCCTGTCCTGTCAGAAACGTCGCGGCCTGACTCACTCGCCATAAGTCATGAGCGCCGACTGTGTCTCGTCGACCGATATTGCTCACTGTTCGTTGGTCCAGGACGCCCATCCAGTGGTGCCCCCTGTGTGGTGAGTCCAGATTATGTCGCGGTAGAGAATCGCCAAATGCTCTTGTGGTTCAGCATCGTTTTGTAAGATGGCGTGGGGCATATCGAGGGTCAGGTCCACGATAAGGCCTTCCTTGATTTCGATGGTGTAGAACTTCTCTTGACTACCTCCAGGCGAAGTACGATAGAAGTCGATCTTGCAATCTACCGATTCTCGGTTGGCCAGTGCCTGATTCAGTAGGGGAGAGGACTTGTCGACGTTCTTTGTAATAACTATCGGCCGGTGGGTCGCATGTTGAAGATTGCCAATGTTAGCCATGTTGTGCGTCAACGACAGCACCATGATTTCATCCAGATGTCCAGGCTGGCACTTGCCGCCAACTGAGCCTTGGCTCGAACAGTCCTTGGAAATCAGGCCTTGAGCCTTGCCAGTAATGGTCATGTAGCTGTGGTTAGCCATACAATGATCGTCCTGCTGAATAAACGATCAGTCTAGTGACGACTTCTTACGTCGGATGTAGGACGCTTCTGAAAAGCAATAGGGTTATGACGTCTGCTTGAACCGCATCAAGCTCTTTGAGTCGTATCGCCAATCAGTTCATAAGCTCAGTGATAGCGCTACCTGTGGGAACTCTCCTTCAAAACTATCGGACGATCCTGTTCGTAAGAGTCGCCAATTCAACGGCTGCATTCGTTCGCTGCACCGTTCAATCTCATCTGATTACCTATTGTGTCCAACTATCCAAGGATTCTCATGACCCACGAGACCGATCAGTACCTGCAAATCGTCGCCGACATCGAACAGGCCCACAAAACTGCCGCCAAAGAGAATCGTGCGCAGCACCGATCAAGCAAAGCTTACAAGATCGATACTAAAGTATTCTGGTTTGGCATGGTCGCGCCTTCGATAGTGGCGATCCTGTTAGCCCCTGTTAGTCTGATCCCTTCCCTTGATTGGACCGCCTATGTGAGTTGGGGTCTAATCGGCGTTTCTTACCTGGTCCTGCTTATCTATCCACTGCTTGGCTTATGGCTGTATCGCGACTCGGTAAGAAAGCTTCTGAACGCACCCTTTGCCAGCCTGATGCAGGCCAACGTCAAGACCACCCTGCAGATTGACGCCCACTACGTGCCGAAACTGGCGGGTTTGTCTTGCGACACACTGAAACTCTGCGCGCTTGAACTGAAAAACGAGCGAAGCGCACTCGAAAAGCGCACCCACCTCGTTACCGGTGCGATAGAAAAGATTGGCATATTCCCTGGCCTGCTTGCTTTGACTGTAGGGCTAACCGCCCTGAGTAAAACGTTGTCCAGCGCGGGGATATTGACCACCCGCCTGGATTGGGTGTTCGCCTTGGCGGGCGCAAACATCATCTTCTACTTCATGTGTGCCTACTCACAAATCATGATGGCGCGATACGACCGTATGGTCGCACTGACAGAACTGGCGATAGACCACAAAAAGAACCAGGTCTGATTGCCGCCGAAAACGCGTAGGCGCCATTAACGCAGAGTGAGCAGTCGGAGCCTCATGAGGCCTCGACTGCTACGACGTATAGCTTGGCGACCCACTTCCAGCAAGTTGAATTCCTTGGCAATTCCTGAACCCACCAAACAAGATTTGATGGCCTATTAGCATCATGGTAAAACCTTGCAACAGACACTCGTCTGCACTCGCTAAGGAATAGCCATGAAAAAGACAGGGACAGGCCTCTTCGCCATACTCGCATTGCTCTGCGCCTTCTCCGCACATGCCAGAGAAACCCCGGCATCAGACGCATCAATCGTCAAAGCCATCATCCAGGAATCCATCGACAGCTACTCCGGCAACTGTCCTTGCCCTTACAACTCTGCGCGCAACGGCAGCCGATGCGGCAAGCGCAGCGCGTATAGCCGTGAAGGTGGTGAGGAACCGACTTGCTACAAGGAAGACGTTACCAAAGAAATGATCAACGACTACCGACGGCGCCTGAAAGACTGATCCGGCAAAAGCACATTGGCCGGAGCCTGGCGTTTCCGCCATGACTGACGCTTTTCTTTACCCATGCTGGCAATCTAGATACTGTTGTCGGACTTTTCCTACAAGGATGTTCGGCAATGCCTTCGCTCAATCAGATTTTCTTCGGTCCGCCCGGTACGGGGAAAATCTACGCCACAGTCGAAGCGACGTTGCAGGTCCTTGATCAGTCTTTTCTCGCTAAAAACGCTGGTAACCGATCAGCGTTAAAAGCTCGTTTCGATGAACTGCTCGCCGCAGGCGATGTGCGCTTTGTGACCTTTCACCAAAGCTTCAGCTATGAAGACTTTGTCGAAGGGCTTCGTGCTACAACCGATGAGCAGGGCCAGATCCGTTATGAAGTGGTTTCTGGCGTTTTCAAAAGCCTCTGTGAGTCGGTCGTAAGTGAACTGAGCGGAAAGTATCGTGCATTCAAAGTGGGTGATCGCTATGGCACAGGCTACAAAGTGACCCGTGCTACACCTGACGTGGTTGAAATAGAGAAACCCCAAGGTAAACACCTTCCAATCGGCATGAGCCTGCTGAACACGCTGGCAGCCTATGTCGACGCCGGCACCTTCACAATTGAAGAATTGGGCAATGGCCGCTGGGACAAGAAAGTACCGGGTTCTATCCTCGATCCCTTCTTGGTGAACGGCTACAAGAACTTCCTGCCGTCGATGGTTGAACACATGCTGGGTAAGAACGAGGAGGGCTTATTTGAGCCTGCCCCCTTTCAGCACAGCGATGCCAAAGTGCTTATCATTGATGAGATCAACCGAGGCAACGTCTCGCGCATCTTTGGTGAACTCATCACCCTCATCGAACCCTCCAAGCGAGCGGGCGCCGACGAGGCTCTGGAAGTCACGCTGCCTTACTCGAAAGAGCGTTTCAGCATTCCCGGCAACATCCATCTGATCGGCACCATGAACACCGCTGACCGATCATTGGCCGCGTTGGACATTGCCCTGCGTCGTCGCTTCACCTTCATTGAGGTCCCGCCCAATCCAGAGCTGCTTGACGAAATAGAAGTTGATGGCGTCGCTATCGACGAATTGCTCAGCGTTATGAACCAGCGCATAGCGGTCCTGCTTGATCGAGAGCATTGCCTGGGTCACGCGTATTTCATGCCGCTCAAAGCCGAGCCTACGTTGGAACGGTTGGAAGGTATCTTTCGCCAGCAAATCCTGCCGCTGCTTCAAGAGTATTTCTTTGAAGATTGGCAGCGTATTCAGTGGGTTCTCAACGACCAACGTAAAGCTCCGGAAAACAGTTTTCTGATCCAGCCGAGTCAAGACCTCAGTGCGTTGTTTGGGGATGCTGTCACTGTGGGCCAAAACAATGAGCGGTGGGAGCTAAATCCGGCTGCGTTCAAGAATATCGAATCTTATCTGGAGGTGATTGATCACAACCTTACGGTCGGTGCTCCGCTAGAAGCAAAGACCGTCAGAACGGATGGCGTAGACATACGGCAAGCCACCGATGGCCGTATTGAGGTCTATCGCGGAGGTCAGCAGGTAAAGCCTGCAAAGCCGCATTTACGAGAGATAGCCAGCAAACATGGCCTGTCTATTACCTCAGCGTCGGGCGTCAAACTGAACACACGAAGCCTCGGACGTAAAATCGTTAAATTCCTCAGCGAGCAGCAGGGGTGAAAACCACTGTAACGGTCCGAGAATACGCTCGACTGACAACCGGGAACGTTGCTAACCCGACGCTCGACGTCGCCCAGGTGTCGCCCTCGGCTTTCGACTGGCTTTGTGAGCTCAGCTCTCGCTTTAGCAAAGCTGGCGCGGCATTGGTCCAAGTTGAAGGCCGCCGTTGGCTTAAACTCGATAACTACGTTGGCGCGCTGGAAACACCCTGCGGCACGCGTATCGAAATCCTGCCCAAGCATTTCGAACAAGGTGACTGCATCCAGCAAAGCCGCGCCTTGCTAAAGCGAATGATTCAGAAGTCACTAGACCTGCCAACCCGTAAGGTAGGCACAACCGCATTACAGCGCTTCGATGTGCCGTTAACCGAATGGGTGATGAGCAGCTTTCTGGAAGCGCTCGACCACCTCATCAAACGCGGCCTTCGCTTCGACTACCAACGAGTCGAAGAGGAACAGCGGTATCTGCGCGGTCAACTCAACACCGCCCGCCAAATGCGCCAACCGCCTGGCCGACAACACCACTTCCAAATCCGCCACGACATATTCCTCCCCGACCGCCCCGAGAACCGCCTACTCAAAACAGCGCTAGATATCGTCTGCAAAACCACCGAAGACCCCAGCAACTGGCGCCTATCCCACGAACTGCGCTCGTTGCTACTAGAAATCCCAAGCAGCCGAGACGCCACTCAAGATTTTAAACAGTGGCGTCACGACCGTCTCATGGCTCACTACCAGCCCGTAAAGCCGTGGTGCGAACTCATCATCCAACAGCAAACGCCACTGGCGATTGCAGGCGAATGGCAGGGCATGAGCCTGCTGTTTCCGATGGAGAAACTGTTTGAACGCTACGTGGCTGCGTGCCTGAAAGACTCACTGCCGTCAGATGCGACGCTGCATACCCAGCGCAGCAGTGAGTATCTGTGTACTCATCATGGCAAAAAGGTCTTTCAGCTGCGGCCTGATCTGATGATTACGCAGGGAGAGAAAAGCTGGGTTCTGGACACCAAGTGGAAGCGTCTGGATAGCGGGCTTGGCAGCAAAAATTATGGTTTGAGTCAGGCTGATTTTTATCAGCTGTTTGCGTATGGGCAGAAGTATTTGGGCGGGGAGGGGGATTTGGTGCTGATTTATCCGAAGCGAGCTTCGTTTCAGGAAGCGTTGCCGGTTTTTGAGTTTTCGGAGGGGTTGAGGTTGTGGGTGGTGCCGTTTGATTTGCAAGTGGGTAGATTACAGGCTTTAAATTTTAAAATACGTCTGTAGAAGACGTTTAAAGATTTTGTTCATACAAAGCTGAGATCAATGAATGCAAGGACTCTAATCCGGTGCTTTTTCAAAGTGATGATTTTCAGATAATATTTATCAGACTGCTAGACAGAGGTAGTGTCGCGTTCCATGTGTGGTCACTGCTGCACGATAGACAATCAATCGGAATGGCGAATTTGTCATCTATTCCGATATCACTTCGGACGTTGAGCGCATATTTGATTGATTGTCGGGCTTGTACGATTAGGTAGCCTGACCTGTGATTATTACCCTCTCTCCATCTCCTCAGCTTTCCTTGATCCTTCTCAGCTAGCGCCTCCGTTGGGCTTGAAAGGTGGCGTCTGCTTTCCAGCGTCTGAGGAAGATAAGCAATAGCTTGCAACTCCGTGTGGAAGGGTAGCAATGTGTAAAAATGCACGTTGCTATCAGGACAGCAATGCCGGTGGAGCAGACCTTTCTAGACCTAAGTCGACTAAGGATAGTTTCTCGCCATACGTTCTTATTCCGCTGGATTTAACGACTAGTAGCGTGCTAGCAGGCACTCACTAATCCCAGTAGATTTCGTTGGTAATGCAGCAGTTACCAATTAAGCTTTTTAGTGGTGGCGTTTTGATGTACGATCATGGCGAATGGGATGTCTCGCTTAAGGAATAATTATGGCAAGGAAGACGCTAGTGTTTGGCAACGGTCTTGGAATGGCCCTGGACCAACAGCACTTCTCTTTGGAACGTGCGCTGGAAGACGTATGGAATCATCCGCGCCATATACTTGACGATCAAAAAACGTTGGTCGGTCGCTGTGTCGATAACAGCGGCGAGGCGCCACAGGGCGAAGCTCAGCTCGACACGCTCCACGTCGTCGTCGCGGCGTGCAACATGCTCAATAAAATTGGCGACGAAGACGTTCATTGGTTGTCCGCCGAAGGTCAGGAATTTCCTACAGCTGTCGCGAAGTACATACATCGCGTCGCATCCAATCTGCATTTGTACGACGGAGCACTACCCAATACTTTTCTTGATCCGCTTTTCGATTTCATTCGCGAAACTAAATCGAATATCGCGACTTTGAATTACGACCGGCTGCTGTATGGAGCCCTTATCGATGCCGGTTTCATGAACGGCGGCTACAGGGGCTATCTGGTCGATGGCATGATCGACGGGGGATTCGGGGCGGAGACGCTTGAGCGTCGATATGGAAACAACTTCGGCTATTATCTGCATCTGCATGGGTCTCCTCTCTTTTATGACGACAGACGCGGCGCTGCTCGGAAGATGACGCGGGACATGTTAACCATGAATTCTGCGGAGATCTCAAACCATATCGTCTTGACGCACGTCATCCATAAACGTTCGGTTATTGGCGCCTCCGAAGTCCTTTCAACCTACTGGGATTACCTCCACGATTGCTGCCATGAGGCAGAGGAAATAATTGTATTCGGATATTCAGGTGGCGATGTTCACCTCAACGATGTGCTCGCTGCTTATGCCCGAACGGCAGCAATTCGGGTAGTCGAATGGAGTGGAGCTGGTACTAGATTGCAGCGTGAGACGTTTTGGGAGCAAATCCTGCGGACTGAACATTTCGATTTGGTGCGGGAAGCTAACGTCCTCGACTTCACTGACTGGTGACAGCCCGCGCCAAGCTCTCGGGCCGCGCCTTTTGCTCAATAATTTGCAGCTCTATTAAAAGGTGATTCGCCTGAAATTTGAGACGAAATTAGCTGAGATGCTTAAGCAAACGGTAATAGCGTCTTTTTAAAGGGCTTGCATCAGAAGGTTCCAATGCAAGGTGATGAAAAGCTGAGTTCACCCAGAAGAAACTCCTACGCCTTCTCTCGTTTCTGTGAGGATGTCACAATGATATCCGCAAGTCTGATTTGAACTCAATTAAAGGACGATCGAATGTCAGGATACGGGATCAATAATTTATTAGTGGAGTACTTTCGCCACGTCGCCCTAACGGAACATGGTGCCGTATGGACCCACCACACGACCGCTATTATCAGTTATAGAACTTGGCTCTCCAGCATCTGGGAGGGTATTGGAAATGGTCGAGGCCAACCAATGCCAGTAATGTTCGAAACGCGCTCCAATCTGGAAAAATGGGCGTGTCAGAATAATCACAGCCTAACCCCCATCTGCTTTACAAATAAAAAGAAGCCAAATGCTTATATATTATTAGGCGATGACGACGCCATTAACTGGTATAGAGGAACTTTCTTTCTCTGGGTTAAAGCCAATTGGAAGGGCTACCGAAAAGCCTTTGAGATTTGGCTCGATCAAAATCGTTCAGGAGATTCACTAGAGTACCTGCACGACTGCGCAATAGAAACCTATAAATCGGCCATTAACCTAATCAAGGCAGGCGTCATCTTCAAAAAACGTACACCTCAAGAGGTTAAAAAAATAATAAATCTTATTGCGGCGCAAATTCTTCTTCATGAAAAAAATCTCAATTTCGACGCAAGTAATATATCTGGTGAAGAACTTTTTGCACCATTCGACTATACTCTGGATGGTGATCATGTCGTAAATAAGTCTTCGCTTAAAGACCTTTCTGATGCTTGGGTATTAATGGCGCCAGTCCATGCAGATGCGAATCGTGGTTTTGGCTGTCGCGTTGAGCGCAACTACCCGAGATATAAGCAAGGCACAGGTGTACTTGAATTGGACCCTAGTATGGCGTTCAAACTATTTGCCTCATTCATGCCTACCAACCCAAAAGAGCTTGAGGAAGCGATGGGCTTTGTTGGAAGGCAAATGGGACCTCTCGGTGAGCTAGATGATGTAATCGAGGAAATGTATATTCAGATGAAGAGCCATTTAGCCTAGCCTAAATCAGCATGGCTCGTTTGTGCTCGCATCTCGCTTTCATTTCAGGGCCCACTTCCCTAAAGAATAACTCCCGGCCGGTTCCGAGAGTTTATTCTTTAAAAGGCGACAATAACACGTCCACTTACGACACTTAATATGCCCATCGACACCGCCGGCAGATTCCTAAATTGCTATTGGGGCTGCATTCTGCTCGATAAACTCACCGGAAGGCACCACTGACCTACAAATCAGGTAAGGTCAGACACTAGATGCCTCCGGAATCAAGCAAGTGAAGTCTCATGTTTCCGCAGAAACAAAAAAAGAGCTGCCAGTTGGCAGCCCTTTTCGTAGAAGTGGTTTCATTTTGATAAGATGTATTAAGCTTTTATTGCGACTCCACTATTTTAATTTCAATCCCAGCTCAACGCCCCCCCCGTCTGATACTCAATAACCCGCGTCTCAAAGAAATTCTTCTCTTTCTTCAAGTCCATGATCTCGCTCATCCAAGGAAACGGATTGGTCGTCCCTGGATACTCTTCCTTCAACCCAATCTGGCTCAGACGACGGTTAGCGATGAATTTCAGGTAGTCCTCCATCATCGCAGCGTTCATGCCGAGTACGCCGCGGGGCATGGTGTCGCGGGCGTATTCGATTTCCAGCTGGGTGCCTTGCAGGATCATCTGCGTGGCTTCTTCTTTCATCTCGGCATCCCACAGGTGCGGGTTTTCGATTTTGATCTGGTTGATCACATCGATGCCGAAGTTCAGGTGCATGGACTCGTCGCGCAGGATGTACTGGAACTGCTCTGCGACGCCGGTCATTTTGTTGCGGCGGCCCATGGAGAGGATCTGGGTGAAGCCGCAGTAGAAGAAGATGCCTTCCAGTACGCAGTAGTAGGCGATCAGGTTGCGCAGCAACTCTTTGTCGGTGTCGACGGTGCCGGTTTCGAACTTCGGATCGGAGATCGAGCGGGTGTATTTCAGGCCCCAGGCTGCCTTTTTGGCGACCGACGGGATCTCGTGGTACATGTTGAAGATCTCGCCTTCATCCATGGCCAGCGATTCGATGCAGTACTGATAGGCGTGGGTGTGGATCGCTTCTTCGAAGGCCTGGCGCAGGATGTACTGGCGGCACTCCGGGTTGGTGATCAGGCGGTACACGGCCAGTACCAGGTTGTTGGCAACCAGTGAGTCGGCAGTGGAGAAGAAGCCGAGGTTGCGCATGACGATGCGGCGCTCGTCGTCGGTCAGGCCTTCCGGGTCTTTCCAGAGGGCGATGTCGGCGGTCATGTTGACTTCTTGCGGCATCCAGTGGTTTGCGCAACCGTCCAGGTATTTCTGCCAGGCCCAGTCGTACTTGAAAGGCACGAGCTGGTTGAGGTCGGCGCGGCAGTTGATCATCATTTTTTCATCAACGGCAACGCGGGCGGCGGCGCCTTCGAGTTCGGCCAGGCCTTCGGCGACGTCCAGTGCGTCCAGCGCTTTCTTGGCGCGGATCAGGGCAGCGGAGTCGTTGGCGGTAACGGCGCGGGCTTCCTGCGCAGCCAGGCCACCGGCGCTGTCGAGGCGGTCCATGTTGGCTTCGTTGGCATGACCGGCGTTGGTCGCTTTGGCGACTACTTCGCCGTCTTCCTTATCGAATTCGTCCCAGCTCAGCATGGTGATGAGGCTCCTGCTTAGGGGTCGCCTTGGCGCCCGTGATTAGATTTCAAGATGTGGTGTGTCGACGTCACTGGAGGACGAAGGTACGGGAATTTGGGAATTGCGTGATTACTTATGCTGCGATTGACCGACTATAGGGTTGTCGGTCGTTCGCTCGGTTTGCTGCCGTGGCAACGCCCGACAGGCGAGCAAAGCGAATAATCTGAATTGCTTTTAGGAGAGCCAGGTTTGCATATGCAAATGGTCATTTGAGTACCCTGAAGCGAGCGCGGAATTATACAGATTTTGTCCGGCGCGGGGTTATCCATAAGTAATTTTTGGCGAGAGATTCACGCTTTTTCTTGCCCGTTTCAGCATCGGATTGGAACGGGCCAAAACACCACAGAAATTCAGTTGAATCCCTTATCTAGTGTTTTTTACATTTAGAAACGCAGGATATAGTGCCTGCTGGTTTTGGGCAACAGGGTACTTTGTCGCACGGAGGCTGCGTTTTCACCGACTCGTAATCGGTAGGATTTTTGAGCGCCAAGGCCGCCGGGCTTCTCGGCGTGATCAGGCCATGGGAGAGAGGATTGACGGTCGGCTTCAACGCTGAGTTTGGCTGCGGATTTAACGCATAAATCGATGAACGGTTCAGATTTCTGACAAGATAAGTTTTCCGATACAGCGCTCAAAAACGTTTATAAGCGGTCCATATTCGCAATCCACTGCATGGATATTCGCTTGCGTCCATTCCTCGGCTCCTACTGCCCACCAGCTTATTTCGTATCCGGCGTTCGTGATGAGATGTTCGAACAAGACTCGCTGGGCTCTGCCATTGCCCTCTCTGAAAGGATGAATGACATTCAGGTCACCGAAAGCTACGGCGCTGGCGTTTACAAGCTGTTCTCGTTCCAGGTCTTGAAGCCAGTTTGCATCAGCGAGAGGCGCAAATATCTTTTTCGCTTCAGGCTCGATGCGGGTTGTGGTGCAGAAACGGGTGTTCCCTTTGGATATGTCTACAGTGCGTAGCTCTCCCGCCCAGTCATAAAGGTCGGCGAACAGTAGGCGATGGAGATATTTTAGGTAGGGGAGATCGTATGGGGGTGGTGCAAACTCGATCAGACTCAAAGCGACCTCAGACAGTGCGCGCTCCGCCTCTGCCAGTAGGCCATCACTTATCAAGTTCAAGCGATTTTTCAAAATCGATGTGCCGGGATAGCAGTATGGGTCTTGGTCAGAACCGTATTTATCGAGCATCAGGCCTGTTTGTTACGGTAGATTTTCAACAGCTCTTCGCGAGTCGGAAGAGGGCGCTCGGCATCAAGCGGCGTGCAGTCATAACCTTCCAGGCGCAGGCTGGCTGCGTAATTGGATCGCCGTACTTTGGCAAAATGAGCTTTTTTGGCTTGAATTGAGAGCGTCGGCATGATTGAGACTCTGATTTCGTGAAGGCGTCAGTGTAGCTAAAAAATGAAGACTGTTGGAGAGGGGGACTGATTGTTGATGTCGCAAGATGAGTCAGAACGCTATCAGCTCTTGCCTTCAACTTGACGGAAAATCCTCCTCGGCGATGTGCGCCGAGGAGAATCAATTTAAGCGTCGAGCTTGTGTGTCCAGCGGGGAAGCCCAGCTGCGGATAGATAGTTCACGAGGTGGGGAGATCCAAAAAATCGGATACCAGCACCTACCTTGTACGCAAGGGCGGACTGATCAACACGTAGTCCAGCGTGGCGAGCGGCGGCTGTCAACTGTGCCAGCAGGCTATCGTTGTCCCCGTTGGTAGCTTTCGCGTCGAACACCGCAAAATTAATCCATGTACCAGTGGTAGAGCGCTCTTTGACGTGTGCCATGTTGATTTTCATCATGGTGTCCTCAGCGTTTTGGGGATTGTGAAACAAGCGATGCCGCGAGGGCTTTGCTTGTTTGGCTGTATTTATCGCTTTGCAGAACATTGCCTGCGATATGCTCCATTCTCTCGCCCGTCTGCTTGCCTGAGCTCGCTTGAGCTAGAACTGATGCTGCCAGACTCTTAGCTATGGCCGAGGTACCAGATGAGCGGAGGGTCTCAGAGGCTAAATGCGCTACAGATGCGGATGTCGTTTTGGTGTTGGTTCCCATGGGGGAGCTCCTTTGGATTAAATAAGATTTCATAACCAAAGGAGACCGCCGAGCAGGGAGCCATTGACGCGAGGGTCTGTATTTGGCTCAATGCACTTCCTTTGGGGTCATTCGTAT from Pseudomonas syringae includes:
- a CDS encoding DUF4225 domain-containing protein, which codes for MSNIGRRDTVGAHDLWRVSQAATFLTGQACTLSARHINDGALRLQFNREVAYYARGIVRDVESGGKSVDEGLKAIKHEQNSLVSQSTEITQKGIGVAAGALQITSGLGICYASAGTLCVVFGLPLIAHGANNVYENGRNIIEGKSDTEGPTRKVYQAASKFVGGSKFEGNMTYGAADLLLSGYGMARMILKPDAWRLFHYTNTDYIRAYKIAPIGILTLEGTSNSITLKGMHDEWKLKNE
- a CDS encoding Hcp family type VI secretion system effector: MANHSYMTITGKAQGLISKDCSSQGSVGGKCQPGHLDEIMVLSLTHNMANIGNLQHATHRPIVITKNVDKSSPLLNQALANRESVDCKIDFYRTSPGGSQEKFYTIEIKEGLIVDLTLDMPHAILQNDAEPQEHLAILYRDIIWTHHTGGTTGWASWTNEQ
- a CDS encoding McrB family protein; protein product: MPSLNQIFFGPPGTGKIYATVEATLQVLDQSFLAKNAGNRSALKARFDELLAAGDVRFVTFHQSFSYEDFVEGLRATTDEQGQIRYEVVSGVFKSLCESVVSELSGKYRAFKVGDRYGTGYKVTRATPDVVEIEKPQGKHLPIGMSLLNTLAAYVDAGTFTIEELGNGRWDKKVPGSILDPFLVNGYKNFLPSMVEHMLGKNEEGLFEPAPFQHSDAKVLIIDEINRGNVSRIFGELITLIEPSKRAGADEALEVTLPYSKERFSIPGNIHLIGTMNTADRSLAALDIALRRRFTFIEVPPNPELLDEIEVDGVAIDELLSVMNQRIAVLLDREHCLGHAYFMPLKAEPTLERLEGIFRQQILPLLQEYFFEDWQRIQWVLNDQRKAPENSFLIQPSQDLSALFGDAVTVGQNNERWELNPAAFKNIESYLEVIDHNLTVGAPLEAKTVRTDGVDIRQATDGRIEVYRGGQQVKPAKPHLREIASKHGLSITSASGVKLNTRSLGRKIVKFLSEQQG
- a CDS encoding McrC family protein; this translates as MKTTVTVREYARLTTGNVANPTLDVAQVSPSAFDWLCELSSRFSKAGAALVQVEGRRWLKLDNYVGALETPCGTRIEILPKHFEQGDCIQQSRALLKRMIQKSLDLPTRKVGTTALQRFDVPLTEWVMSSFLEALDHLIKRGLRFDYQRVEEEQRYLRGQLNTARQMRQPPGRQHHFQIRHDIFLPDRPENRLLKTALDIVCKTTEDPSNWRLSHELRSLLLEIPSSRDATQDFKQWRHDRLMAHYQPVKPWCELIIQQQTPLAIAGEWQGMSLLFPMEKLFERYVAACLKDSLPSDATLHTQRSSEYLCTHHGKKVFQLRPDLMITQGEKSWVLDTKWKRLDSGLGSKNYGLSQADFYQLFAYGQKYLGGEGDLVLIYPKRASFQEALPVFEFSEGLRLWVVPFDLQVGRLQALNFKIRL
- a CDS encoding ribonucleotide-diphosphate reductase subunit beta; amino-acid sequence: MLSWDEFDKEDGEVVAKATNAGHANEANMDRLDSAGGLAAQEARAVTANDSAALIRAKKALDALDVAEGLAELEGAAARVAVDEKMMINCRADLNQLVPFKYDWAWQKYLDGCANHWMPQEVNMTADIALWKDPEGLTDDERRIVMRNLGFFSTADSLVANNLVLAVYRLITNPECRQYILRQAFEEAIHTHAYQYCIESLAMDEGEIFNMYHEIPSVAKKAAWGLKYTRSISDPKFETGTVDTDKELLRNLIAYYCVLEGIFFYCGFTQILSMGRRNKMTGVAEQFQYILRDESMHLNFGIDVINQIKIENPHLWDAEMKEEATQMILQGTQLEIEYARDTMPRGVLGMNAAMMEDYLKFIANRRLSQIGLKEEYPGTTNPFPWMSEIMDLKKEKNFFETRVIEYQTGGALSWD
- a CDS encoding putative adenosine monophosphate-protein transferase Fic, which encodes MLDKYGSDQDPYCYPGTSILKNRLNLISDGLLAEAERALSEVALSLIEFAPPPYDLPYLKYLHRLLFADLYDWAGELRTVDISKGNTRFCTTTRIEPEAKKIFAPLADANWLQDLEREQLVNASAVAFGDLNVIHPFREGNGRAQRVLFEHLITNAGYEISWWAVGAEEWTQANIHAVDCEYGPLINVFERCIGKLILSEI
- a CDS encoding YhfG family protein, which translates into the protein MPTLSIQAKKAHFAKVRRSNYAASLRLEGYDCTPLDAERPLPTREELLKIYRNKQA